In Levilactobacillus zymae, the following proteins share a genomic window:
- a CDS encoding IS30-like element ISLpl1 family transposase, whose protein sequence is MSSITYSERIKIETFCELGLSNIQMGVRLNRSPSTISYELSRCQPYQAELAQTDAEYKRSRCGRKTKLSDELKQKILNHLRLSWSPGMIAHEFKLATKSIYNWLNQGRIDFSLNDLPEHGVRQRRNVDQRSKYNQSLGRSIEQRPMMINQRNRIGDFELDTVVGPRGHSKAVLLTLIDRKSRFLWAYRLKDRTTASVNEALTKFLTTFNGPVHSFTVDRGTEFSGLVSFESQYGIKTYYCHAYTPAERGSNERFNRNLRYFYPKGTRFEHISAQDLTTTLLQINQRPLKILDWQTPYQVMLTNLSKNSD, encoded by the coding sequence TTGTCTAGTATAACCTATTCCGAACGAATTAAAATCGAAACCTTTTGTGAACTAGGGCTGTCCAATATCCAAATGGGCGTTCGGCTGAACCGATCACCGTCAACAATTTCTTATGAATTATCTCGATGTCAACCTTATCAGGCTGAATTAGCACAAACAGATGCCGAATACAAGCGATCACGATGTGGTCGGAAAACTAAGCTGAGCGATGAGTTAAAGCAAAAAATTCTCAACCATTTACGTCTAAGCTGGTCACCAGGAATGATTGCTCACGAATTTAAACTAGCTACTAAATCTATTTATAATTGGCTAAATCAGGGGAGAATTGATTTCTCCTTGAATGATCTACCTGAACATGGCGTACGCCAACGGCGTAACGTTGACCAACGATCCAAATATAATCAATCTTTGGGGCGATCAATTGAACAGCGTCCCATGATGATTAATCAACGTAATCGCATCGGCGATTTTGAACTAGATACAGTCGTTGGTCCTCGTGGGCATAGTAAGGCAGTTTTATTAACTTTAATCGATCGAAAATCACGGTTCCTTTGGGCATACCGGTTAAAAGATCGAACGACAGCGAGTGTTAATGAAGCACTGACTAAGTTCCTAACAACTTTTAATGGACCGGTGCACAGTTTTACTGTGGACCGTGGTACTGAGTTTAGTGGGCTAGTATCATTTGAATCACAATATGGTATTAAGACCTATTACTGTCATGCTTATACGCCAGCTGAACGTGGTAGTAATGAACGCTTTAATCGGAATTTACGTTATTTTTATCCTAAGGGGACTCGTTTTGAGCACATTAGTGCTCAAGATTTAACGACGACGTTACTCCAAATTAACCAGCGACCGCTTAAAATACTCGACTGGCAAACACCGTATCAGGTTATGCTGACCAATTTGTCCAAAAATTCGGATTAA
- a CDS encoding TetR/AcrR family transcriptional regulator: MNGKQRMVEQSKQWLCDALINLMTKENFQDISITEIAQTAELSRKTFYHSFKNKEAVINYLCDQLFDQYFEQLLQQKPQVGEMMLKTTFDIFLNFWWQKRDLIQLLIRQGLFDHMNEIWQQKAIPRYQQFAAPWHVQGTPTQVNYVMAFQLGGFTNILRVWLGQDQPESPEQIKDLMLLAAQQLADSLNTN, translated from the coding sequence ATGAACGGAAAGCAGCGTATGGTTGAGCAGTCTAAGCAATGGTTATGTGACGCCCTTATAAATTTAATGACGAAAGAGAACTTTCAGGATATTTCTATTACTGAAATTGCCCAAACCGCTGAATTATCGCGAAAAACGTTCTATCATTCTTTTAAAAATAAAGAAGCGGTTATTAATTACTTGTGTGATCAGTTGTTCGACCAGTACTTTGAACAATTGCTCCAGCAGAAACCACAGGTAGGGGAAATGATGTTAAAAACTACTTTTGACATTTTTTTAAATTTTTGGTGGCAAAAACGAGATTTAATTCAATTATTGATCCGCCAAGGCTTATTTGATCACATGAATGAAATTTGGCAGCAAAAAGCAATCCCCCGTTATCAACAGTTTGCAGCTCCTTGGCATGTTCAGGGCACTCCTACCCAAGTGAATTATGTGATGGCTTTTCAACTAGGTGGTTTTACCAATATTCTACGTGTCTGGTTAGGCCAAGATCAGCCTGAGTCACCAGAACAAATTAAGGATTTAATGTTGTTGGCTGCCCAGCAATTAGCTGATAGTTTGAATACAAACTAG
- a CDS encoding IS5 family transposase (programmed frameshift), protein MKSFAHHYSSDISREQFELIRTDLEGIRKRTKPRKVDLYDIFCALLYTLKNGCVWRDLPSDFPKWETVYYYWLLWTKTPSPAGITPLDKVFKKIVSQHRLAQKRSVYTSFIILDAQSVKNTDPAESSGYDGGKKVSGIKRHLAVDINGLPMAVHVTTANVSERDGANALLALNKSQFDLVQRVMADGGYTGNNFAQSVQAMINAEVIIAKQSDLRHGQVTPQRWVIERSFSWLGKYRRLWRNCERKLNTSKMMISLAFLRILLKRF, encoded by the exons ATGAAAAGCTTTGCACACCATTATAGTAGCGACATCTCTCGTGAACAATTTGAACTAATCCGGACAGATCTAGAAGGCATACGTAAGCGGACTAAGCCAAGAAAGGTTGATTTATATGATATCTTTTGTGCCCTGCTTTATACCTTGAAAAATGGGTGCGTTTGGCGCGATTTACCCAGCGATTTTCCTAAATGGGAAACCGTCTATTATTACTGGTTACTTTGGACTAAAACGCCATCTCCTGCTGGTATCACTCCTCTGGATAAGGTTT TTAAAAAAATTGTCAGCCAACATCGGTTGGCTCAGAAGCGTTCAGTTTATACATCGTTCATCATTCTAGATGCTCAAAGTGTCAAGAATACCGATCCTGCTGAAAGTAGCGGCTACGATGGTGGTAAAAAGGTGAGTGGGATTAAGCGCCATCTTGCTGTAGATATCAATGGGCTGCCGATGGCAGTCCATGTGACAACCGCCAATGTTTCTGAGCGTGATGGCGCCAATGCGCTACTGGCGTTAAACAAATCACAGTTTGACCTGGTTCAACGAGTAATGGCCGATGGTGGTTATACTGGTAACAACTTCGCTCAATCAGTTCAGGCAATGATTAACGCTGAAGTCATTATTGCTAAACAGAGTGACCTTAGGCACGGTCAAGTGACCCCGCAACGCTGGGTTATCGAACGCAGTTTTAGCTGGCTAGGAAAATATCGGCGCCTCTGGCGCAATTGTGAGCGAAAGCTGAACACCAGTAAGATGATGATTAGCTTAGCCTTCCTGCGAATACTCTTGAAAAGATTCTAA